One genomic segment of Pirellulales bacterium includes these proteins:
- a CDS encoding DEAD/DEAH box helicase, with the protein MSFVELGLVEPILRALVSEGYTTPTPIQSQTITHVLAGSDVLGCAQTGTGKTAAFALPILQRIDQHRRAAVPRAPRVVVIAPTRELASQIGQSFATYGRNLHFRHTVIFGGVGQGPQVRALTKGIHILVATPGRLLDLMSQGHVRLNELEIFVLDEADRMLDMGFLPDLKKIISHLPRQRQSLFFSATMPENIAALAHSLLHNPVRVSVTPPATTVQRIEQQVHFVEHRHKQALLQHVVRENGCDRALVFTRTKHGADKVARKLGQQGIKADAIHGNKSQSARERALLGFRTGRLHVLVATDVAARGLDVDGISHVINYDLPTDPESYVHRIGRTGRAGASGIAITFCEHGQRRALRDIEKVVRKTIPVAPTSAAMQAAAIDHRAAGSEPQGRPPRPRWERGGSQTRRGHARARTHNNHGHVSQGQSSQGHASRGQASNGQSKSLYARRKKRPAHRRALA; encoded by the coding sequence TTCCGAAGGTTACACCACTCCCACCCCCATCCAATCGCAAACCATCACGCACGTGCTGGCTGGCAGCGATGTCCTCGGTTGCGCCCAAACTGGCACCGGCAAAACCGCGGCCTTCGCGTTGCCCATTTTGCAACGCATCGACCAGCACCGCCGCGCCGCCGTCCCTCGGGCTCCGCGCGTTGTCGTAATTGCTCCCACCCGCGAACTCGCTTCGCAAATCGGACAAAGTTTCGCCACTTATGGCCGCAACCTGCATTTTCGCCACACGGTAATCTTCGGCGGCGTCGGCCAAGGACCTCAAGTTCGAGCGCTCACTAAAGGTATTCATATTTTGGTCGCCACGCCGGGCCGACTGCTCGATTTAATGTCCCAGGGCCACGTCCGCCTGAACGAACTCGAAATTTTTGTGCTTGACGAAGCCGACCGCATGCTAGACATGGGCTTCCTCCCCGATTTGAAAAAAATCATTTCGCATTTGCCTCGCCAACGGCAATCGTTGTTCTTTTCCGCCACCATGCCGGAAAACATCGCGGCTCTGGCTCACAGCCTGCTGCATAATCCGGTGCGGGTTAGCGTGACGCCGCCGGCGACCACCGTTCAACGGATCGAACAGCAAGTGCACTTCGTGGAGCATCGCCACAAGCAGGCGCTCTTGCAGCACGTGGTTCGCGAAAACGGCTGCGATCGAGCATTGGTCTTCACACGCACCAAGCATGGAGCCGATAAAGTGGCCCGCAAACTTGGTCAGCAGGGCATCAAAGCCGATGCCATTCACGGCAACAAATCGCAATCGGCCCGGGAACGGGCACTGTTGGGTTTCCGCACCGGCAGGCTACACGTGCTGGTCGCGACCGACGTGGCCGCCCGTGGGCTCGATGTCGATGGCATCAGCCACGTCATCAACTACGATCTGCCGACCGATCCGGAATCGTACGTACACCGCATTGGCCGCACCGGCCGGGCCGGCGCCAGCGGCATCGCCATCACTTTTTGCGAACACGGCCAACGCCGCGCCCTGCGAGATATTGAAAAAGTTGTGCGAAAAACCATTCCGGTCGCGCCCACCTCCGCGGCCATGCAGGCAGCAGCGATTGATCACCGTGCCGCCGGTTCCGAACCGCAAGGCAGACCGCCACGCCCTCGCTGGGAACGAGGCGGATCGCAAACTCGCCGAGGCCACGCCCGAGCGCGGACACACAACAACCACGGCCACGTTTCCCAAGGACAATCATCGCAGGGTCACGCTTCGCGCGGTCAGGCGTCCAACGGGCAGAGCAAATCGCTTTACGCCCGGCGTAAAAAACGTCCGGCTCACCGCCGTGCTTTGGCCTGA